One window from the genome of Atribacteraceae bacterium encodes:
- a CDS encoding HD domain-containing phosphohydrolase: AIVDAYDAMTNHRPYRETLRPDEALGELRRCAGTQFDPALVERFVGEVIGGDQCKNYSKGRCLT, translated from the coding sequence GCGCCATCGTGGATGCTTACGATGCCATGACCAATCACCGCCCCTACCGGGAGACCTTGCGCCCGGATGAGGCCCTGGGTGAACTCAGGCGCTGTGCCGGTACTCAGTTCGACCCGGCGCTGGTGGAGAGGTTTGTGGGGGAGGTAATCGGGGGTGATCAGTGTAAAAATTACTCTAAGGGCCGTTGCCTGACGTAA